Part of the Pseudoalteromonas undina genome, TTGCTTTAGGAGTTATATCCACACTTTATCTCAAAAAGTTAGTATCTTTGAGTACGCCATCCAATTACCTCAAAGAAATAGTTTATTATGGCGTTCCAATCGCAATATCAAGCTTGGCTGGCTGGTTGCTAGCATCATCTGGCCGTTTGGTTATTGCAGACAAGTCATCTGATTTTGATTTGGGGGTTTATAGCTTATCGCTTAAGGTTGCAATGGTATTTATGGTTTTGTTGCAAGCATTTAGAACAGCTTGGGACCCATACTGTATGAGGCTTTTTGGCGAAAATAATTCCCATTTAATGTTTGCAAAGTCTTTAAATGTTTATTGGGTCTTTGGTAGCCTTATCATTTTACTTATTTATTTATTATCTCCATTCCTAATTTTATTACTAGGAGCTAATGAAGCAGCCTTAAATCGAAATTTAATCTTATTAATTTTATTTGGATATTTATGGCAAGGAGCAATAAACATAATTGCTGTTGGTAATGCTTGGTCAAGAAAAACTTATGTTAACTCATTTGGTACTATTGCCGGTGGAGGAGTGAGTTTATGCTTATCATATATGTTTGTTAGTGAGCTTGGAGTTATTGCTGGCGGTGTGGGTTACCTTTTTGGTATGATAGCAAGCTTTGCTATAATCTATTATCTAGCTCAAAAAAATCAGTATATTCCTTATAATAATTACATTTCAATTTTGTTTTTTCTCATTTCTATGGGTATTAGTTTCTTTGTTATAAATTAGGGGCTAGGGATTAATTAGGAAGTATTAAAATGAGAATAGAGTTAACCGGGAAAGTAAAATTAAAGAACAGACTAGTGAACAGTAT contains:
- a CDS encoding lipopolysaccharide biosynthesis protein; protein product: MSRIKKIIKSSLLKESILYGLTGVISKFAPLLVIPIYINVIGIEGFGVLDLYITIGMAVFIICEAQAVSGVMRSYYECKKSNTLKDLISSAIKIYLVTYVCLLILFLITFLLPLQISEIRFDYLLPILLAIFPRQLFALNTIILRMEHQAKQYVALSLLSVLLTAMLGIIFIYFYEPNVLSVLYGIALAQFALGVISTLYLKKLVSLSTPSNYLKEIVYYGVPIAISSLAGWLLASSGRLVIADKSSDFDLGVYSLSLKVAMVFMVLLQAFRTAWDPYCMRLFGENNSHLMFAKSLNVYWVFGSLIILLIYLLSPFLILLLGANEAALNRNLILLILFGYLWQGAINIIAVGNAWSRKTYVNSFGTIAGGGVSLCLSYMFVSELGVIAGGVGYLFGMIASFAIIYYLAQKNQYIPYNNYISILFFLISMGISFFVIN